The sequence below is a genomic window from Ciceribacter thiooxidans.
CACCAGACATTGTCGAAGCGCTCGAAATAGGCGGCGCGGTACTTCACCCCATCGGGATCGTTCCAGAACATCACCGGCATCGACGGGAAGGCCCTGGTGCAGACCAGCTCCCCCTTCTCGCCGCGCACCGGCTTGCCTTCGTCGTCCCAGACGTCGACGGCGAGGCCGAGCCCCGGTCCCTGGATTTCGCCACGCCAGACGGGTTTGAGCGGATTACCGAGGACGAAGCAGGAGACGATGTCGGTGCCGCCGGAGATCGAGGCGAGATGGAGATCAGACTTGATGCCCTCGTATACGAAGGAGAAGCCCTCCGGCGAGAGCGGCGATCCGGTCGAGGTCATCAGCCGCAGCGACGACAGATCGTGGGTGGTCTTCGGCGTGAAGCCTCCCTTGCGCACCGCGTCGATGTACTTGGCGGACGTCCCGAAGATCGCGAACTGTTCGGCTTGCGCGTAGTCGAAGAGAACGTTGCCGTCAGGATAGAAAGGCGAACCGTCGTAGAGGCAGAGGGTGGCGCCCGACGCGAGGCCGGAAACGAGCCAGTTCCACATCATCCAGCCGCAGGTGGTGAAATAGAAGAACTTCTCGCCGGCGCGGAGACCACAATGGAAGCGCTGCTCCTTCAGATGCTGCAGAAGCGTCCCGCCCGCCGAATGCACGATGCATTTCGGAATGCCGGTCGTGCCGGAAGAAAAGAGGATATAGAGCGGATGGGAGAACGGCAGCCGTAGGTATTCGACGGGTTTCGCCTGCCAGGGCGCCATGAAGGCCGCAAACGTCCTGCCGTCCGGAAGCGAGCCTGCGAGCGCATCCGCATCTCCGGCATAGGGCACGACGAGAACCGGGCACCCGAGCTTCTCGGCAACCGCCCGCACCTTTTCTGCCACGTCCTGCTTCTTGCCGTTGTACCAGTAGCCGTCGCAGCAGATGAAGAGCTTCGGTTCGATCTGGCCGAAGCGGTCGAGCACACCCTGCTCGCCGAAATCCGGGGAGCAGGATGACCAGATCGCCCCGAGGGACGCCGCAGCCAACATCAGCGCCACCGTCTCCGGCATGTTCGGCATCATTGCGGCGACCCGGTCGCCCTCCCCGATGCCGAGGCTCCGGAAGGCCTGCTGCAGGCGCGAAACCGTCGATCGCAATCGGTCCCACGACCAGCGGTCTTCGGCCTTGTCTTCGCCACGGAAAACAATGGCGTCCCCGTCGCCGGCGAGCGGCAGCAGGTTTTCGGCGAAATTGAGCCGGGCATCAGGAAAGAACCGGGCGGCGAGCATGTCGTCGCCCTCAGCGAGCAGGTGCTCACCCTTCTCGCCCTTGACGTCGCAATAATCCCAGACGGCTGACCAGAAGGCGCTGCGATCGGCGATCGACCAGTCGTAGAAGACGTCGTAATCGCGAAAATCACGCTTCGTGCGCTCGCCGCACCATTGCATGAACTGATAAAGCGGG
It includes:
- a CDS encoding acetoacetate--CoA ligase encodes the protein MQHEMPLWSPSEEFRKSTPLYQFMQWCGERTKRDFRDYDVFYDWSIADRSAFWSAVWDYCDVKGEKGEHLLAEGDDMLAARFFPDARLNFAENLLPLAGDGDAIVFRGEDKAEDRWSWDRLRSTVSRLQQAFRSLGIGEGDRVAAMMPNMPETVALMLAAASLGAIWSSCSPDFGEQGVLDRFGQIEPKLFICCDGYWYNGKKQDVAEKVRAVAEKLGCPVLVVPYAGDADALAGSLPDGRTFAAFMAPWQAKPVEYLRLPFSHPLYILFSSGTTGIPKCIVHSAGGTLLQHLKEQRFHCGLRAGEKFFYFTTCGWMMWNWLVSGLASGATLCLYDGSPFYPDGNVLFDYAQAEQFAIFGTSAKYIDAVRKGGFTPKTTHDLSSLRLMTSTGSPLSPEGFSFVYEGIKSDLHLASISGGTDIVSCFVLGNPLKPVWRGEIQGPGLGLAVDVWDDEGKPVRGEKGELVCTRAFPSMPVMFWNDPDGVKYRAAYFERFDNVWCHGDFAEWTSHDGIIIHGRSDATLNPGGVRIGTAEIYNQVEQLEEVVEALCIGQDWDDDVRVVLFLRLATGLSLDDDLVKKVKNRIRTGASPRHVPAKVIAVSDIPRTKSGKIVELAVRDVVHGRPVKNKEALANPEALDLFADLEELKS